The Flavobacterium sp. N2270 genome contains the following window.
ATTTTAAGAGAAAGAGGTTTTGAATTAGACGAAGCTGGATTTGAAAAAGCCATGCAAGAACAAAAAAACCGTTCTCGTGCAGCTTCGGAAGTTTCAACAGATGATTGGAAAATTTTAGTGGAAGGAAATACAGAAACTTTTGTTGGTTATGACCAAACGGAAAATGATGTGAAAATCACAAGAATTCGTAAAGTAGATTCTAAGAAAGACGGAATTTTATACCAAATCGTTTTAGATGCAACTCCGTTTTATCCAGAGGGTGGAGGACAAGTTGGAGATAAAGGAACTTTAGTTTCTGCTAACGAATCAATCGAAATTATAGACACTAAAAAAGAAAACAATTTAATATTGCATATTGCTAAAAAATTACCTGAAAATGTTTCAGCAAGTTTTGTGGCTAAAGTAAATACCGATTTAAGAACAGCTTCTTCTAAAAATCATTCGGCTACGCATTTGATGCATTTGGCTTTGAGAACGATTTTAGGAACTCATGTAGAGCAAAAAGGTTCGTTGGTTAACCCAAATTACTTGCGTTTTGACTTTTCTCATTTTTCTAAAGTAACAGATGAAGAAATCAAACAAGTGGAAGATTTTGTAAACCAACGAATTCAAGAACAAATCCCTTTAATCGAAAGAAGAAGTATTCCAATTCAACAAGCATTAGATGAAGGAGCAATGGCTTTATTTGGGGAAAAATATGGTGATAACGTTCGTGCTATTAAGTTTGGCGATTCTATGGAGCTTTGTGGTGGAATTCACGTTGCAAACACAGCAAATATTTGGTCGTTTAAAATCACTTCTGAAGGTGCTGTTGCAGCAGGAATTCGACGTATTGAAGCGATTACGGGTGATGGAGTTAGAGCTTATTTTGCAAATCAAGAAAACACTTTAGCCGAAATCAAGGAAACGTTGAAAAATCCTCAAGATACTATTAAAGCAGTTATTTCATTACAAGATGAAAATGCAAAACTGAAAAAACAAGTGGAACAACTATTGAAAGATAAAGCAAAAGGATTAAAAGGAGATTTAGCATCTCAAATTAAAGAAATAAATGGAGTGAAATTCTTAGCTACGCAAGTTGATTTAGATGCGAATGGTGCTAAAGACTTGGCTTACGAATTAGGAAATAACGAAACGAACTTGTTCTTAGTTTTAGCAACTGCAACAGATGACAAACCAATGCTGACTTGCTATATTTCTAAAGAATTAGTAGACGCAAAAGGTTTAAATGCTGGACAAGTAGTTCGAGAACTTGGAAAATACATCCAAGGGGGAGGTGGAGGACAACCGTTTTTCGCAACTGCTGGTGGAAAAAATGCTGCTGGAATTAAGGAAGCTCTGGAAAAAGCAGTTGATTTTGTGAAGTAGCTTTCAATTTTCACATAATAATTTAAGAAATCCCAATAGTTTAAAGTTATTGGGATTTTTTTATACTTAAAAGTTGCAAAACCGTTTTTTTTTTTTTTTTCTTTATGAAAATTTATTAGAATTAAATATCATGAATAAAATACTTTGTCTTTTTAGTGCTATTGCACTTTTTTTAACGTCATGTACAGGTGAAGATTCTCCTTCATCAGTTGCTATTCCAACTTTGTTAAAAAAAATGATTTTGACATATGATGATGGAAGTGTGTTGGAATCTGATTATTTTTATACAGATACAAAGTTAGACAGCATTGTAAAATCAAGCGGAGAGTTTGAACGATATACTTATACTGGTGATTTGATATCAAGAATTGAATATACACAAAATGGAACTAGTAATTATTCAGAATATATTATTGAATATAATGGCAGTGAAGAAGTATTGAGTACGATTGACTTATTTCATACAAGTTCGCCTTCAGGAATAAAAACTATTTACACATATAATAATGATGGGACTATTTCTTTTGATGCGTATTCTGGGGATTTATTTATTCAAAATATTTTTTTTAAGTCAGGAAAATATTTTTTTGGCGCAAATAATGAAATAATAAAAGTTGAGGAGTATAATGATAATGGTGATTTGCTTGCGGAAATAAATATAACTCATGATGTACTTAATTCTCCCTATAAAAATATATTAGGATATAATAAATTATTTAATCGTTATACACAAGCAAAATTTTCTAATGTTTTAACTTCAGAATGGAATTATACTGGTTCACCAACTAGTTCGGTTTCTTCTGTTTACCAATAT
Protein-coding sequences here:
- the alaS gene encoding alanine--tRNA ligase, with product MKSQDIRKQFLQFFESKGHLIVPSAPIVLKDDPTLMFNNSGMAQFKEYFLGNATPKSNRIADTQKCLRVSGKHNDLEDVGFDTYHHTMFEMLGNWSFGDYFKKEAIDWAWEFLTEVLKLDKDRLYVSVFEGNEAENVPFDQEAFDLWKQFVSEDRIIKGNKKDNFWEMGDQGPCGPCSEIHIDLRSDEERAKVSGFSLVNADHPQVVEIWNNVFMEFNRKADGSLEKLPAQHVDTGMGFERLCMAMQNVTSNYDTDVFTPLIEKVEQITGLKYTSNEVKNISEEQNKTNIAIRVIVDHVRAVAFAIADGQLPSNTGAGYVIRRILRRAIRYGFTFLGTKEPFIYQLVEVLANQMGEFFPEIRKQQALVTNVIREEEASFLRTLDQGLQLLDNVIADTKGKQVDGAKAFELYDTFGFPIDLTALILRERGFELDEAGFEKAMQEQKNRSRAASEVSTDDWKILVEGNTETFVGYDQTENDVKITRIRKVDSKKDGILYQIVLDATPFYPEGGGQVGDKGTLVSANESIEIIDTKKENNLILHIAKKLPENVSASFVAKVNTDLRTASSKNHSATHLMHLALRTILGTHVEQKGSLVNPNYLRFDFSHFSKVTDEEIKQVEDFVNQRIQEQIPLIERRSIPIQQALDEGAMALFGEKYGDNVRAIKFGDSMELCGGIHVANTANIWSFKITSEGAVAAGIRRIEAITGDGVRAYFANQENTLAEIKETLKNPQDTIKAVISLQDENAKLKKQVEQLLKDKAKGLKGDLASQIKEINGVKFLATQVDLDANGAKDLAYELGNNETNLFLVLATATDDKPMLTCYISKELVDAKGLNAGQVVRELGKYIQGGGGGQPFFATAGGKNAAGIKEALEKAVDFVK